A window of Platichthys flesus chromosome 23, fPlaFle2.1, whole genome shotgun sequence contains these coding sequences:
- the ncaph2 gene encoding condensin-2 complex subunit H2 translates to MESTESRFAHLLQPIRELTKNWDVDVASELNDYLEELDEMCITFDGGKFRLNFAEAALLIQGSACIYSKKVELLHSLVYQTLEYINDRNKKRSKQSAESQEDDAAAGSRDEDEDENVFTPLEIQVTDTTQKTSVNKTVNVIPLPPASLIPPETHEKNKLPLISLKGEVLCSQKDFRMNLYIPGNRDMILLRSRSEEDSLPVQSLHVPHDADEQQLEEEEGALDAGDGGDGGDGGDAAENFYPLDDNNMELDQEAEEHVDRHQAPSDGRVIRERRQVEADQRRREEAPPAVNIWTFHDPYSVLGEEKPLKQEKCYKVPDGLDDKGKRKRRRASPLQDFRSWFRGTFDPPEHKLKNGPKFIDLNYIYVKTLKDKVKTQRRIYRQTGVVVSDVELRRTFLQPEEAGPDRQEEEPVHGFRHPDLLGGDDDNSDNEHEAVPDDPPAEFEGGADELAADAQRDELSYEDLVKLRVEQLVVNCRGYTQETALSRRVRDWEDKVRPELDLQEDRPVFDIRDYGDRIVRALSTVGHHRTFSSLVHGLDNFEACKYLLASLQLANDYTVDIDSAEGLDSGLDSMGLTLLSTDRATDRFESDGFGLKSSE, encoded by the exons ATGGAGTCAACCGAGAGCCGGTTTGCTCACctgctgcagccaatcagagaacTCACCAAGAACTGGGACGTGGACGTGGCGTCGGAGCTCAACGACTATTTAGAGgag TTGGATGAAATGTGCATCACGTTCGATGGAGGAAAGTTCCGCCTGAACTTTGCCGAAGCTGCGCTGCTCATCCAAGGCTCCGCCTGCATCTACAGCAAGAAG gtggagctgctgcacagcCTCGTTTATCAAACTCTGGAGTACATCAACGACAGGAACAAGAA ACGGAGCAAACAGTCGGCCGAGTCCCAGGAGGACGACGCAGCAGCGGGTAGTCGAGACGAGGATGAAGACGAGAATGTG ttCACGCCTCTGGAAATCCAAGTCACAGACACCACACAGAAAACCAGCGTCAACAAG aCGGTGAACGtgattcctcttcctcctgcatctCTGATTCCTCCTGAAACTCATGAGAAGAACAAACTTCCTCTCATCAG tctGAAAGGCGAGGTGCTGTGCAGTCAGAAGGATTTCAGGATGAACTTGTACATCCCAGGAAACAGGGACATGATCCTCCTCAGATCCAGGTCTGAAGAGgactcacttcctgtccagtCTCTGCATGTTCCTCATGATGcagatgagcagcagctggaggaggaggaag GAGCTTTGGATgcaggtgatggaggtgatggaggtgatggaggtgatgctGCAGAGAACTTCTATCCTTTAGACGACAACAACATGGAGctggaccaggaagcagaggagcacGTCGACAGACACCAG GCTCCGAGCGACGGGCGGGTGATTCGAGAGCGCCGCCAGGTGGAGGCCGACCAGCGGCGGAGGGAGGAGGCGCCCCCTGCT GTGAACATCTGGACGTTTCATGATCCCTATTCTGTTCTCGGTGAAGAGAAACCGTTAAAACAAG AAAAATGTTACAAGGTTCCCGACGGCCTCGACGacaaaggaaagaggaaacGAAGACGAGCGTCTCCACTTCAGGACTTCAGGAGCTGGTTCAGAGGAACCT TTGATCCTCCGGAGCACAAACTAAAAAACGGACCCAAGTTTATAG ACCTGAACTACATATACGTGAAGACACTCAAAGACAAAGTGAAGACTCAGAGAAGAATCTACAGACAAACT ggtgtGGTGGTTTCTGATGTGGAGCTGCGGAGGACCTTCCTGCAGCCGGAGGAGGCGGGGCCAGAtcggcaggaggaggagcctgtgCACGGCTTCAGACACCCGGACCTTCTGG GTGGAGACGACGACAACTCCGACAACGAACACGAAGCGGTTCCTGACGACCCCCCCGCCGAGTTCGAGGGCGGAGCCGACGAACTAGCAGCAG ACGCTCAGAGGGACGAGTTGAGTTACGAAGACCTGGTGAAGCTCCGTGTG GAGCAGCTGGTGGTGAACTGTCGAGGTTACACTCAGGAGACGGCTCTGTCCCGACGGGTCAGAGACTGGGAGGACAAGGTCCGGCCTGAACTGGACCTGCAG gaggatcgtcccgtgtttGACATCCGGGACTACGGAGACCGGATCGTGCGAGCGCTGAGCACCGTCGGTCACCACAGGACGTTCTCGTCTCTCGTCCACGGGCTGGACAACTTTGAAGCTTGTAAATATCTGCTGGCTTCACTGCAGCTG GCGAACGACTACACGGTGGACATCGACAGCGCTGAAGGTCTGGACTCCGGTTTGGACTCGATGGGTTTGACTCTGCTCAGCACGGACAGAGCGACGGACAGATTCGAGTCCGACGGCTTCGGTCTCAAATCATCGGAGTGA
- the LOC133948508 gene encoding protein SCO2 homolog, mitochondrial produces MSVLRCIVGGLRLPWVQQTLVSSPSLTSASVLVRPRGRLPRLPPQRLLSAGGDSSVSAVKLRLRTRVGVTLLCGGGVLAACWYVYEEKQQRFRRQRIEQLRQVAVGQGNFSLLDHRGQRRTKQDFLGSWVLLYFGFTHCPDICPEELEKMCAVVSALDRDTSLPPVQPLFITVDPDRDDVAALDRYVKDFHPRLIGLTGTSEEVKHAGQDYRVYASPGPKDEDGDYIVDHTILIYLISPDGLFLDYYNRTKNEEQIGESVKNHVRNQVKLGEVR; encoded by the coding sequence ATGTCAGTGTTGCGGTGCATTGTGGGTGGACTGCGTCTTCCTTGGGTCCAGCAGACACTTGTGTCCTCACCGTCTCTAACTTCAGCGAGTGTCCTGGTCAGACCGAGAGGAcgtcttcctcgtcttcctccacaGCGACTCCTGTCTGCGGGGGGGGACTCGTCAGTTTCTGCAGTGAAGCTGAGGCTCAGGACTCGTGTGGGGGTGACCCTGCTGTGTGGCGGCGGCGTGCTGGCCGCCTGCTGGTACGTGTacgaggagaagcagcagaggttCCGGCGACAGCGCATTGAGCAGCTTCGGCAGGTGGCTGTGGGCCAGGGGAACTTCAGCCTCCTGGACCATAGGGGGCAGCGCAGGACCAAGCAGGACTTCCTGGGCAGCTGGGTGCTGCTGTACTTCGGCTTCACGCACTGTCCCGACATCTGCCCcgaagagctggagaagatgTGCGCGGTGGTGTCGGCTCTGGACCGGGACACCTCGCTGCCGCCCGTCCAGCCGCTCTTCATCACCGTGGACCCGGACAGGGACGATGTGGCGGCGCTGGACCGGTACGTCAAAGACTTCCACCCCCGTCTGATCGGACTGACCGGAACATCAGAGGAGGTGAAACACGCGGGGCAGGACTACAGAGTGTACGCCAGCCCCGGACCCAAAGACGAGGACGGAGACTACATCGTGGATCACACAATCCTGATCTACTTGATCAGTCCGGACGGGCTCTTCCTCGACTACTACAACAGAACCAAGAATGAGGAGCAGATCGGCGAGAGCGTCAAGAACCACGTCAGAAACCAGGTCAAGCTCGGAGAAGTTCGCTGA
- the LOC133948704 gene encoding coiled-coil domain-containing protein 136-like isoform X2 has translation MDGFRLPPVIEEVLDASDELSELKDKEREDEETLTDGEKGQEEEEKEEKRGGVRDEEEEVEELRAQVLQLLLELEETREFSQRHEESFMELQGVLDEERLASAHQAESFTRQIQRLQVQLHSVQEEMNNLEEEKESELEEAQEELRSAQQEVVLLQQVSEEAAAERENDIASLQEELCRLRAEQQRLLATAQEYELEITTLRAEISMKSPHTGAPSLGDMEQLKDELVHLTDECLTLSDDNKQLNGKVHTLKQQQDTCDDAYLAVRVQGDTEQDEQVKTDSYITLSHDLEVERSEVDVLKVQLRAAEETTRRIQRECDGLKGELAELLLMYDSSQRERAALEQELQRYKAELLTGRKSQTDAGGWNLAVAAVAVAAVMVLVVPSFTRA, from the exons atGGACGGGTTCCGGCTGCCGCCCGTCATAGAGGAGGTCCTCGATGCGTCTG ACGAACTGAGTGAGCTGaaggacaaagagagggaggatgaggagacgcttacagatggagagaaaggacaggaggaggaggagaaggaggagaagcgaggaggagtgagggatgaagaagaagaggtggaggagctgagagctcaggttctccagctgctgctggagctcgAGGAGACGAGAGAATTCTCTCAGAGACACGAGGAGAGTTTCATGGAGCTGCAGG gTGTGTTGGATGAAGAGCGACTGGCGAGCGCTCACCAGGCCGAGAGTTTCACCAGACAGATCCAGAGACTACAAG TTCAGTTGCACTCGGTGCAGGAAGAGATGaataacctggaggaggagaaggagagcgagCTGGAGGAGGCGCAGGAGGAGTTGCGCTCGGCTCAGCAGGAGGTGGTGTTGCTGCAGCAGGTGTccgaggaggcggcggcggagagagagaacgaCATTGCctccctgcaggaggagctgtgtCGGCTGAGGGCggagcagcagcgtctcctcGCCACGGCGCAGGAATATGAGCTGGAGATCACCACGCTGAGGGCCGAGATCAGCATGAAGAGCCCCCACACGGGGGCGCCATCGCTCG GGGACATGGAGCAGCTGAAGGACGAACTCGTCCACCTGACGGACGAGTGTCTCACTCTGAGCGACGACAACAAACAGCTGAACGGCAAAGTGCACACGCTGAAGCAGCAACAAGACAC GTGTGATGATGCGTACCTGGCAGTCAGAGTGCAGGGCGACACTGAGCAGGACGAGCAGGTGAAGACGGACTCTTACATCACTCTGTCCCACGACCTGGAGGtcgaaaggtcagaggtcgacgtCCTGAAGGTTCAGctgagagcagctgaggagacgACACGAAGGATTCAGAGAGAG tgtgacGGGCTGAAGGGCGAGCTagccgagctgctgctgatgtacGACAGCAGCCAACGAGAGCGAGCGGcgctggagcaggagctgcaaCGTTACAAGGCCGAGCTGCTGACCGGCAGGAAGTCACAg
- the LOC133948704 gene encoding coiled-coil domain-containing protein 136-like isoform X1, producing MDGFRLPPVIEEVLDASDELSELKDKEREDEETLTDGEKGQEEEEKEEKRGGVRDEEEEVEELRAQVLQLLLELEETREFSQRHEESFMELQGVLDEERLASAHQAESFTRQIQRLQVQLHSVQEEMNNLEEEKESELEEAQEELRSAQQEVVLLQQVSEEAAAERENDIASLQEELCRLRAEQQRLLATAQEYELEITTLRAEISMKSPHTGAPSLGDMEQLKDELVHLTDECLTLSDDNKQLNGKVHTLKQQQDTCDDAYLAVRVQGDTEQDEQVKTDSYITLSHDLEVERSEVDVLKVQLRAAEETTRRIQRECDGLKGELAELLLMYDSSQRERAALEQELQRYKAELLTGRKSQNCTRPSESPVLSIPFIGMIVIVALIWCWWEELAS from the exons atGGACGGGTTCCGGCTGCCGCCCGTCATAGAGGAGGTCCTCGATGCGTCTG ACGAACTGAGTGAGCTGaaggacaaagagagggaggatgaggagacgcttacagatggagagaaaggacaggaggaggaggagaaggaggagaagcgaggaggagtgagggatgaagaagaagaggtggaggagctgagagctcaggttctccagctgctgctggagctcgAGGAGACGAGAGAATTCTCTCAGAGACACGAGGAGAGTTTCATGGAGCTGCAGG gTGTGTTGGATGAAGAGCGACTGGCGAGCGCTCACCAGGCCGAGAGTTTCACCAGACAGATCCAGAGACTACAAG TTCAGTTGCACTCGGTGCAGGAAGAGATGaataacctggaggaggagaaggagagcgagCTGGAGGAGGCGCAGGAGGAGTTGCGCTCGGCTCAGCAGGAGGTGGTGTTGCTGCAGCAGGTGTccgaggaggcggcggcggagagagagaacgaCATTGCctccctgcaggaggagctgtgtCGGCTGAGGGCggagcagcagcgtctcctcGCCACGGCGCAGGAATATGAGCTGGAGATCACCACGCTGAGGGCCGAGATCAGCATGAAGAGCCCCCACACGGGGGCGCCATCGCTCG GGGACATGGAGCAGCTGAAGGACGAACTCGTCCACCTGACGGACGAGTGTCTCACTCTGAGCGACGACAACAAACAGCTGAACGGCAAAGTGCACACGCTGAAGCAGCAACAAGACAC GTGTGATGATGCGTACCTGGCAGTCAGAGTGCAGGGCGACACTGAGCAGGACGAGCAGGTGAAGACGGACTCTTACATCACTCTGTCCCACGACCTGGAGGtcgaaaggtcagaggtcgacgtCCTGAAGGTTCAGctgagagcagctgaggagacgACACGAAGGATTCAGAGAGAG tgtgacGGGCTGAAGGGCGAGCTagccgagctgctgctgatgtacGACAGCAGCCAACGAGAGCGAGCGGcgctggagcaggagctgcaaCGTTACAAGGCCGAGCTGCTGACCGGCAGGAAGTCACAg AACTGCACTCGTCCGTCTGAGTCCCCCGTTCTCTCCATCCCCTTCATAGGAATGATTGTTATAGTGGCCTTGATTTGGTGCTGGTGGGAGGAGCTGGCGTCCTAG